The genome window CATCACAAGCACCCTGACACGCCAGCACGGCCCCCACCAACCCCAGCCTCGTGTGGTGAGAGGAGAGATGGGTCCATCTGCTCAGCccaacccccttttcccccccttctcaGGGGCTGAGGGTGGCTGAGTCGTAGCTGTCGATGAAATCCTCCAGCTCCCGGAGGTGGTGGATGCGGCCCTGGCGCAGGTTGGCCCTGAGCGCCAGCCCCAGCGCTGCCTCCATGGACGgctccttctgcagcagcatcGTGGCCACCACTGCAATGGTCAGGCTGAACTGCTGGTATGACTGCAGGGGAGCAGCACAGGGTCAGCAAAGggtaccccaaaacctccctgcccctccccaTGCTATTTTTATTCCCCTGGGGCTGGTGCATGACCCCAAAGCATCTGAGCCTTGGCAAACCACTTCTTGCCCACAAGCACCTTCTCCTGCAACCACCATCACCAGGATGACCCCAAAAATGCCCAATTCATGTCCCTcctcagagaatcacagagtggtgggggttggaaaggtcctgcagagctcatccagcccaagcccctgctaaagcaggttcccctcgaccagggggcacaggaacgtgtccaggtgggtttggaaacctccagagatcacCCAGCGTTGCTTCTTCCCCCACAGTTCAGAGCCACAGTTCAGAGGGCCTCAGGGGAGCCCTCCCACCCTGCCACAGATCCCCAACCCCCATGGGCCTCAGGCAGGGGCCACTGGGACTCACCAGCTCAATCTCCTCCTTcctggccaggacagcagcGGAGCGGAGGTCAGGGTCAGCCAGGGAGGGTGGCGGGAGTGTGGGGCAGAACTGGTGCTCAGTACCTGCAGCCTGGGGGgtggaaaaggagaggaaagatcAGACACTTTGAAGGGGAGAGGGACTGGGCAAGGCTGGGGCCAAACTGGGGCTGCCAGTACCATTTACTAGCCAGGGACTGGTCACCCTGTGAGCAGACCTGCTGGGACCTTGGCTACTCGAGGTGCTGTTTTGCCACCATGGGTGCAAGaactgcccccagccccagcagcaatgggctgcagttggcacaggggaggttgaggttggagctgaggcagaactgtttccctgagaggggtgtcagcccctgttccaaggctgcccagggagctgggggagtgcccagccctggagggatcccaaagccatggagctgaggtgctgagggccaggggtcagtgctgagctgggcagggtgagggcagggctgggactccagcagcttcaggggcttttccaactggAATGATTCTGTGAGCATTGCTGCCAAGGGCCCTGCTAGCAGATTTGCCCATTAGGCAGTATTTAAGCTGCTCTGCAATGCTCCCGTTTGCTTCATTAACGTTCCAGTCCCGGGGTCATTCATGCTCCAGCACACTTTCAAGCCTCCAGTTATTTTTTTGGCCtttctcccatctgtctccTGTTTATCAGCATCTCCAGTGCAGCCAACACTGGGGTTGCCACGGGCTCTGCCTCCAGACAAAGCAGCACTTCAAGCCCCAGCCTGTGATCCTGCAAACGGGGAGGCTGGAGGGATCCACCAGCGCTGCTCCCAGGCTGGGGCAGTGTCCCTGAGCCCAAGGCACCATGTGGGGACCCAGGGAGTGTCTGGGGGTGTGAGCACGAGGGAGAGGAGGCACCCTGAGCCCGTACCAGCTCTGTCTCACCAGCCCCAGGAGGGTGCTGGTTCTCCAGCGAGGTCTCTGGCACGGTGCAGGTATCAGAACAAGCTTGGCTGGGCTGTGCATCGGGCTCTGTGGTGGCTCCTGATGGGACCTGTGAATTTTCAGGTGTCTGAAGGCCactgaggagctgagggagagaaggcagctggggaaggaaggCACAAGCAGCACAGGAGTGAGGGACACAGTggtgccagcacagcccctgcctgtGGCAGTGCCTCGGGGGGCTCTGGCCCAGGGAGGGACACAAACacaccccccaaaacccacctcATCGTGGGCAtcttctgcctcagcttctgcagctccactcagcagatgctgctgtccccaggggcagagctcagcacccaccTCTGCAGCAGTACTGACTGTGGTGCAGACCCCCTCAGAGGGCTCTGGAGGGGCTGCTGGACTGGGGGGATGTGACCCACCAGCTGCAGCGGCCTCAGGGACGCTCGGGCTGCAGGGCTCTACCTGCACAAAGCATTACAGATGGTGAGGGTGGGCAACACTGcccagggaaagggagaaaggggCTTTGCCAGGttgtgacatgatctaggtgggacctgctttggcaagggggggttgggctagatgatgcctaaaggtcccttccaacccccaccattgtATGATATGATTCTAAGGGGACTGCAAGCTCCCACCTCCCCCCTGGCACTGCTTTTAGGTGGGAAGATGAGATGCTGATACCTCAAGGTGCTCCCCTGTCCCAGCAGTGCCCTTCTCCAGCGTTGCTGGCTCCATTTCTGAAGCAGAGGGGCTCTCACTGTCTGCAGGtttctgcccagctcctggTTCAACCTGAGAACATGCAATGACATAAGGCCAAGACACGTGTGTGTCCCAGGGACAGGCAGGGTGCTAAAAACACCCAAAAGGAAACCACTGGGCTTTGCAGCCCTGGAGAAGAGTCAGGAAAATGTCCATGCCTGGCAAAGAGACAGCAAGGTGAAGAGCCAAAGGGCTggatgagagagagaaggaagatgttACTGGAGAGACCCTGAGCCAGCCCCCTCGAGGGGTGTGAGCAtccctgcctgtccccaggACAGAGGTGCTCTCCTACCAGCGTcgctcctgctgcctcctcctcagcctctgtcacagcctgggcagcagcagctgggctctTTGGAGGAGTGCTGGCTGGTTCAGGGGCCTCTGGAACCTCCCTGCTCACTGCTGGAGTGCTCTGGGGGAAAACACACTGGTTAGGGACACGGCAGCGTGGCACAGAGGGCTCAGACTGTGCAAACTGGGTCACTGATGGGGTAGGGGGGTGTAAAAACCCACAACCTGAATGTCCTGctccctgctctctgcttcATCTTTGAGGGTAGTAGGTGGCTGAGGAGGATCAGGGTGACTTGGGTCTTTGCTCCCTGGTTGGCTCATCTCAGAGTGAGAAGACGACTTGAAGGACGATTTCTTCCCTGGGGAGCGAGAAACACAATGGGAGAGACTCCTTGCTCTGCCTGAGATGCTGAGGAGCAACATGGAGatgctgctgagcacagcctggagccctcacagccctgggcagcagctcagggtCGGTACAGGGTTGGCACAAACTTTTGAAGGGCCAAGGAGGGCACGGGAGGCGTTTGATGACCGTTAACTCTCGGTAGCTCTGGCGAAGGCGTTGGCAGCGTCTCCCACCTGGGCCATGATAGTCCCAGTCATTCTGGAAGCCCTCAGATTCCCTGCAGGGGCAAAGGCAGCCCCAGGGTGGGGGATTTAGGCTGGAAGGGGTTTCTGGTTCAATccacccccccccgccccatcACCACCACCCTGAGCAGGGCCAGCTTCAGCTATCACCCTGTGGCCATGCACCAATGCAGAGCCTG of Colius striatus isolate bColStr4 chromosome 22, bColStr4.1.hap1, whole genome shotgun sequence contains these proteins:
- the LOC133627541 gene encoding WAS/WASL-interacting protein family member 1-like isoform X1 produces the protein MFPPWGCRRGFPRKPHPWQRGPRAAGPHRAQDDPPWEHPWRRGRARWHLPGPWDYRPFPGSHGNEDRRWDHPLPPPWANREDNQGHQEYFAEDWEPPGPWYSGPFPSPDDFHGDAEDRRWAPTDHPLPPPRDHREKKQRPEDWHPVRGMWPGGVAVVWQHATILTVDLPLQPGPWDSRPFPGPVNFHGNEDRRQAPNEHPLPPPWDDRECNQGPEDWHPELLPGEEQHAPWPPSSLPGESEGFQNDWDYHGPGGRRCQRLRQSYRELTVIKRLPCPPWPFKRKKSSFKSSSHSEMSQPGSKDPSHPDPPQPPTTLKDEAESREQDIQVSTPAVSREVPEAPEPASTPPKSPAAAAQAVTEAEEEAAGATLVEPGAGQKPADSESPSASEMEPATLEKGTAGTGEHLEVEPCSPSVPEAAAAGGSHPPSPAAPPEPSEGVCTTVSTAAEVGAELCPWGQQHLLSGAAEAEAEDAHDELPSLPQLLSGLQTPENSQVPSGATTEPDAQPSQACSDTCTVPETSLENQHPPGAGETELAAGTEHQFCPTLPPPSLADPDLRSAAVLARKEEIELSYQQFSLTIAVVATMLLQKEPSMEAALGLALRANLRQGRIHHLRELEDFIDSYDSATLSP
- the LOC133627541 gene encoding nascent polypeptide-associated complex subunit alpha, muscle-specific form-like isoform X5 is translated as MFPPWGCRRGFPRKPHPWQRGPRAAGPHRAQDDPPWEHPWRRGRARWHLPGPWDYRPFPGSHGNEDRRWDHPLPPPWANREDNQGHQEYFAEDWEPPGPWYSGPFPSPDDFHGDAEDRRWAPTDHPLPPPRDHREKKQRPEDWHPVRGMWPGGVAVVWQHATILTVDLPLQPGPWDSRPFPGPVNFHGNEDRRQAPNEHPLPPPWDDRECNQGPEDWHPELLPGEEQHAPWPPSSLPGESEGFQNDWDYHGPGGRRCQRLRQSYRELTVIKRLPCPPWPFKRKKSSFKSSSHSEMSQPGSKDPSHPDPPQPPTTLKDEAESREQDIQVSTPAVSREVPEAPEPASTPPKSPAAAAQAVTEAEEEAAGATLVEPGAGQKPADSESPSASEMEPATLEKGTAGTGEHLEVEPCSPSVPEAAAAGGSHPPSPAAPPEPSEGVCTTVSTAAELLSGLQTPENSQVPSGATTEPDAQPSQACSDTCTVPETSLENQHPPGAGETELAAGTEHQFCPTLPPPSLADPDLRSAAVLARKEEIELSYQQFSLTIAVVATMLLQKEPSMEAALGLALRANLRQGRIHHLRELEDFIDSYDSATLSP
- the LOC133627541 gene encoding protein PRRC2A-like isoform X3, which produces MFPPWGCRRGFPRKPHPWQRGPRAAGPHRAQDDPPWEHPWRRGRARWHLPGPWDYRPFPGSHGNEDRRWDHPLPPPWANREDNQGHQEYFAEDWEPPGPWYSGPFPSPDDFHGDAEDRRWAPTDHPLPPPRDHREKKQRPEDWHPVRGMWPGGVAVVWQHATILTVDLPLQPGPWDSRPFPGPVNFHGNEDRRQAPNEHPLPPPWDDRECNQGPEDWHPELLPGEEQHAPWPPSSLPGESEGFQNDWDYHGPGGRRCQRLRQSYRELTVIKRLPCPPWPFKRKKSSFKSSSHSEMSQPGSKDPSHPDPPQPPTTLKDEAESREQDIQVSTPAVSREVPEAPEPASTPPKSPAAAAQAVTEAEEEAAGATLVEPGAGQKPADSESPSASEMEPATLEKGTAGTGEHLEVEPCSPSVPEAAAAGGSHPPSPAAPPEPSEGVCTTVSTAAEVGAELCPWGQQHLLSGAAEAEAEDAHDELLSGLQTPENSQVPSGATTEPDAQPSQACSDTCTVPETSLENQHPPGAGETELAAGTEHQFCPTLPPPSLADPDLRSAAVLARKEEIELSYQQFSLTIAVVATMLLQKEPSMEAALGLALRANLRQGRIHHLRELEDFIDSYDSATLSP
- the LOC133627541 gene encoding WAS/WASL-interacting protein family member 1-like isoform X4, whose product is MFPPWGCRRGFPRKPHPWQRGPRAAGPHRAQDDPPWEHPWRRGRARWHLPGPWDYRPFPGSHGNEDRRWDHPLPPPWANREDNQGHQEYFAEDWEPPGPWYSGPFPSPDDFHGDAEDRRWAPTDHPLPPPRDHREKKQRPEDWHPPGPWDSRPFPGPVNFHGNEDRRQAPNEHPLPPPWDDRECNQGPEDWHPELLPGEEQHAPWPPSSLPGESEGFQNDWDYHGPGGRRCQRLRQSYRELTVIKRLPCPPWPFKRKKSSFKSSSHSEMSQPGSKDPSHPDPPQPPTTLKDEAESREQDIQVSTPAVSREVPEAPEPASTPPKSPAAAAQAVTEAEEEAAGATLVEPGAGQKPADSESPSASEMEPATLEKGTAGTGEHLEVEPCSPSVPEAAAAGGSHPPSPAAPPEPSEGVCTTVSTAAEVGAELCPWGQQHLLSGAAEAEAEDAHDELPSLPQLLSGLQTPENSQVPSGATTEPDAQPSQACSDTCTVPETSLENQHPPGAGETELAAGTEHQFCPTLPPPSLADPDLRSAAVLARKEEIELSYQQFSLTIAVVATMLLQKEPSMEAALGLALRANLRQGRIHHLRELEDFIDSYDSATLSP
- the LOC133627541 gene encoding proteoglycan 4-like isoform X7, yielding MFPPWGCRRGFPRKPHPWQRGPRAAGPHRAQDDPPWEHPWRRGRARWHLPGPWDYRPFPGSHGNEDRRWDHPLPPPWANREDNQGHQEYFAEDWEPELLPGEEQHAPWPPSSLPGESEGFQNDWDYHGPGGRRCQRLRQSYRELTVIKRLPCPPWPFKRKKSSFKSSSHSEMSQPGSKDPSHPDPPQPPTTLKDEAESREQDIQVSTPAVSREVPEAPEPASTPPKSPAAAAQAVTEAEEEAAGATLVEPGAGQKPADSESPSASEMEPATLEKGTAGTGEHLEVEPCSPSVPEAAAAGGSHPPSPAAPPEPSEGVCTTVSTAAEVGAELCPWGQQHLLSGAAEAEAEDAHDELPSLPQLLSGLQTPENSQVPSGATTEPDAQPSQACSDTCTVPETSLENQHPPGAGETELAAGTEHQFCPTLPPPSLADPDLRSAAVLARKEEIELSYQQFSLTIAVVATMLLQKEPSMEAALGLALRANLRQGRIHHLRELEDFIDSYDSATLSP
- the LOC133627541 gene encoding WAS/WASL-interacting protein family member 1-like isoform X6; translation: MFPPWGCRRGFPRKPHPWQRGPRAAGPHRAQDDPPWEHPWRRGRARWHLPGPWDYRPFPGSHGNEDRRWDHPLPPPWANREDNQGHQEYFAEDWEPPGPWDSRPFPGPVNFHGNEDRRQAPNEHPLPPPWDDRECNQGPEDWHPELLPGEEQHAPWPPSSLPGESEGFQNDWDYHGPGGRRCQRLRQSYRELTVIKRLPCPPWPFKRKKSSFKSSSHSEMSQPGSKDPSHPDPPQPPTTLKDEAESREQDIQVSTPAVSREVPEAPEPASTPPKSPAAAAQAVTEAEEEAAGATLVEPGAGQKPADSESPSASEMEPATLEKGTAGTGEHLEVEPCSPSVPEAAAAGGSHPPSPAAPPEPSEGVCTTVSTAAEVGAELCPWGQQHLLSGAAEAEAEDAHDELPSLPQLLSGLQTPENSQVPSGATTEPDAQPSQACSDTCTVPETSLENQHPPGAGETELAAGTEHQFCPTLPPPSLADPDLRSAAVLARKEEIELSYQQFSLTIAVVATMLLQKEPSMEAALGLALRANLRQGRIHHLRELEDFIDSYDSATLSP
- the LOC133627541 gene encoding WAS/WASL-interacting protein family member 1-like isoform X2 — translated: MFPPWGCRRGFPRKPHPWQRGPRAAGPHRAQDDPPWEHPWRRGRARWHLPGPWDYRPFPGSHGNEDRRWDHPLPPPWANREDNQGHQEYFAEDWEPPGPWYSGPFPSPDDFHGDAEDRRWAPTDHPLPPPRDHREKKQRPEDWHPVRGMWPGGVAVVWQHATILTVDLPLQPGPWDSRPFPGPVNFHGNEDRRQAPNEHPLPPPWDDRECNQGPEDWHPELLPGEEQHAPWPPSSLPGESEGFQNDWDYHGPGGRRCQRLRQSYRELTVIKRLPCPPWPFKRKKSSFKSSSHSEMSQPGSKDPSHPDPPQPPTTLKDEAESREQDIQSTPAVSREVPEAPEPASTPPKSPAAAAQAVTEAEEEAAGATLVEPGAGQKPADSESPSASEMEPATLEKGTAGTGEHLEVEPCSPSVPEAAAAGGSHPPSPAAPPEPSEGVCTTVSTAAEVGAELCPWGQQHLLSGAAEAEAEDAHDELPSLPQLLSGLQTPENSQVPSGATTEPDAQPSQACSDTCTVPETSLENQHPPGAGETELAAGTEHQFCPTLPPPSLADPDLRSAAVLARKEEIELSYQQFSLTIAVVATMLLQKEPSMEAALGLALRANLRQGRIHHLRELEDFIDSYDSATLSP